Sequence from the Pedobacter sp. D749 genome:
GAAAAAGCACGCCCGGCTTTACCAGAAACAGGCGGATAGCAGTATTAAACGGATACCGCTTTACGGACTGACCACTTATCCCGATGGCGGTGTACGTACGTCGGTCAATGATTTGTCCCACTTCTTCATTTGTTTACTGAACGACGGTAAGTTTCAAAACAGACAGGTTCTCCAGGAAAAAACGGTTCGGGAAATGCTCCGGTTTCAGTTCGATAGTGTGCACAAGCCTGAAAATATAGAACCAGCCAAACTAAATTCAGGTATTTTCTGGTCTACCAAGATGGGTGGAAAAAGGATAGGGCACAACGGCTCCGACTTTGGTGTAAGAACTTTTATGCTTTCTGATCTTAAAAAGGAAGTAGCGGTGATCATGTTCATCAATACCTCACTACTGGAAACAGAGGAGGCCACGTTCTTTGGTATCTATAATGAGCTTTATCAATATGGTGTCCAGATGAGGAATAGTAGCTATACAATAAGCAATGGAAATTAGGTTCATTTCCAAAAATTAGAACTTAAATAATTGACAGTAATCAAGTTTTAAAGATGAATCTTAAACTTAGTAAAGCATTCTTTTTACTGACTCTCTTTATGTTTTCATGTGTTGTGCTTAAATCGCAGACAAAGAAAAAGTATTCAAAAGAAGTTGAGAATAAAATAACTCAGGTTGAAAATCATTTGGCCAGTTGGGTAGAAATAGAAAATACATCTAAATGGAATTTGAATGAGCGAATGATTTTTTACAAAATAGAGGGTTTGAGTATTGCTGTTATAAAAAATTATAAACTTGAATGGGCAAAAGGTTATGGCTGGGCTGATTCAGCACAAAGCAGGCGTGTTACCCCTGCAACTCTTTTTCAAGCGGCTTCAATAAGTAAATCTCTGAATGGAATGGGCATGTTAAAGTTAGCACAAGACATGAACATCGATCTAAAAAAAGATATAAATTCCTACTTACATTCATGGAAATTCCCTTATGATTCCATATCGAAAGGCAAGAAGATTACCACTTTGAACTTATTAAGCCATACGGGTGGCATAAATGTTAGTGGGTTTGATGGTTATCAGAAAACTGATTCTATACCGGATATTATCCAGATTTTGAACGGAATTAAACCTGCAAACAGCGATGCAGTAAAGTCTGTTTTTGAACCTGATTTAAAATACAAATACTCGGGAGGAGGAACAGTGATCTCACAATTAATTATCGAGGATCTATCCTGTAAAAAATATGCTGATTACATGGAAAGTAACATTTTAAGACCTATTGGAATGCAAAATAGCTTTTACACGAATACAACATTAAAAAGCAAGTTTAAACTGTTAGCCACAGGTTACAATGGAAACAAGGAAGTGATGATGAAATATCATATTTATCCGGAACAGGCAGCCGCAGGATTATGGACAAATCCAACAGAATTATCAAAATATGTGATTGAAATTCAAAAATCCTTGTTGGGCAAATCAAACAAATTACTTAGTCCGGAAATGACAAAACTCATGCTTACGCCTTATCTTGATAATTCTGCTGCCTTGGGTGTTTTTATTGAAGATAAAGAAGGAACAAAATATTTCAGACATGGTGGCATAAATGAAGGCTTTACCAGTTTGTATTATGGTAGCCTAGAAGATGGAAATGGTGCAGTGGTAATGTGCAATTCTACCGATAAAACCATACTCTATGAAATCATCAACAGTATAGCAACTGTTTATAAATGGAAAAACTTCTACAAGCCTGAATTGAAAAAAGTTGTAAAAATTAACAGCAGTGAATTAAAGAAATATACTGGCAAATATACCTCCAATGATCGGGAGTACATCATTTCACAAGTCAAGGGGGATTTATTTCTAGAGCTATCGGGGCAAAGGTGGCAGCTTTATTTCACTTCTAAAACTGACTTTTTTATGTACCAGGCTCCGGAAATCAACAATCAATTTGTTTTTAGCAATGATAAAATCCAGGGATTTCGAATTAAACTTAATAGCGGCAAAAATATAGTTCTAAAAAAAACAGAATAAAACTTTCGGGATGGTGGTTCCGGTATACTGACTGGGGCTTGAGAGGAAGCCTAAAAATTGTTGTTAAACATATTTGGCCTTAAAGTGTTATCACTTTATCAGCTGAAAATTGTTATGCAGGAAAATAAAGAGCGAAATAATTTTGAGAAGAGGTTTGAAGAATGTGATGAGAAGTTCAACACTATATTTAAACTTACTAGTGTAGCCTCAAAGATTATCCGGTCAGACCTGACCATCTTAAAGGTCAATAAGGCCCTTTGTGAACTGTTGGATTACCCACCCGAAGAAATCGAAGGAACCAAAATTCTGGATCATGCCTGCGAAGAATACGTTGCGCATTGGCATCATCTTCAGGAAATGATCTGGTCTAAGCAGGTACCTTTCTTCAAGCTGCAGGCCTGCCTGTACAGAAGAGACCGCAGCCGCGTGTGGGTTGATGTGACCACCATCCTCTATAACGATCAGGGAGAAACTTTTGGTTTTACCGTTCTGGATGATATTTCCGGATTGAAAGGGCTTGCAGAGAGCCAGAGGCGTTTAAACGTTGCCTTGAAGTATACTGGCACAGCTATCTGGGAACTGGACCTGGAAACTAAAGAAGTTTTCCGTTCCCCCGACCATGATGAAATTTTCGGCTATCCCCAGAGGCAGAAGTATTGGAGCCTGGAAAGCTACTACCCGCACATCGCTGCAAATGACCTTCCGGCATTTAAGGAGGCACTATCAAATATTCAGGATGAAGGAGGTATAGACGTGCAGGTAAAACTGAACAGGTTAGATGGAATGCTGCAATGGCTGAATATAAAAGGTAAGACTGAGACCGGTAAAGATGGAAAGGCTGTGAAACTGATTGGTGTTATTAACGACATCACCAACGACAAAATTATTGAAAGGCATAAAGACGATTTCATCAGTATCGCCAGCCATGAGCTAAAAACTCCGGTTACCAGCTTAAACGGATCGTTGCAAATGTTGCAACGGGATTCGAAAGGGCAATCGGACCGTACCAGGCAGCTGGTTGCCCAGGCAAGCAGGGGGATCAACCGGATCTCACTGATCATAGACGACCTGCTCAATGCCGGTAAAAACTATCGTGATCAGATTGAACTAAGGAAAACAAGTTTCAATCTCTTTACACTTGTTCAGGAAATAGCTGAACTGTTCGCTTCTGCGGATTTCCAGACTGTTACCATAATAGGGGAAGAGGATATCATGTTGCATGCTGACTCAGAACGGATCGGACGGGTGCTTACCAACCTGATCAGTAATGCAGTCAAATATGCACCAACAACCACAGATATAAAAGTTGAGCTCGTTGATAGTGAGAACTACATTAAAATATCTGTCATTGATCAGGGACCGGGAATTATTGCCGAAAAGATTCCCTTGCTGTTCGATCGATATTATCAGGCCGATGAACAACAACATCAGTTCTCCGGGCTTGGGCTTGGACTGTTTATTTCCGCCAATATCGTTCGCAAACATGGAGGAGAAATCGGTGTTGACAGCGTGCCTGGTGAACGCACCTCTTTTTGGTTCACCCTGCCAAAATCAGCAGGAAGTTAGCCCGGTCATCACGGCAATGGAGAGAATTTGGACTTCAGATGCATAAGTTGATTTATATTACTGCTACAGGTAAAGCCAGGGTTATACCATTAACAGAGGGAATATAAAAGAGACTGTC
This genomic interval carries:
- a CDS encoding serine hydrolase — protein: MNLKLSKAFFLLTLFMFSCVVLKSQTKKKYSKEVENKITQVENHLASWVEIENTSKWNLNERMIFYKIEGLSIAVIKNYKLEWAKGYGWADSAQSRRVTPATLFQAASISKSLNGMGMLKLAQDMNIDLKKDINSYLHSWKFPYDSISKGKKITTLNLLSHTGGINVSGFDGYQKTDSIPDIIQILNGIKPANSDAVKSVFEPDLKYKYSGGGTVISQLIIEDLSCKKYADYMESNILRPIGMQNSFYTNTTLKSKFKLLATGYNGNKEVMMKYHIYPEQAAAGLWTNPTELSKYVIEIQKSLLGKSNKLLSPEMTKLMLTPYLDNSAALGVFIEDKEGTKYFRHGGINEGFTSLYYGSLEDGNGAVVMCNSTDKTILYEIINSIATVYKWKNFYKPELKKVVKINSSELKKYTGKYTSNDREYIISQVKGDLFLELSGQRWQLYFTSKTDFFMYQAPEINNQFVFSNDKIQGFRIKLNSGKNIVLKKTE
- a CDS encoding PAS domain-containing sensor histidine kinase — translated: MLNIFGLKVLSLYQLKIVMQENKERNNFEKRFEECDEKFNTIFKLTSVASKIIRSDLTILKVNKALCELLDYPPEEIEGTKILDHACEEYVAHWHHLQEMIWSKQVPFFKLQACLYRRDRSRVWVDVTTILYNDQGETFGFTVLDDISGLKGLAESQRRLNVALKYTGTAIWELDLETKEVFRSPDHDEIFGYPQRQKYWSLESYYPHIAANDLPAFKEALSNIQDEGGIDVQVKLNRLDGMLQWLNIKGKTETGKDGKAVKLIGVINDITNDKIIERHKDDFISIASHELKTPVTSLNGSLQMLQRDSKGQSDRTRQLVAQASRGINRISLIIDDLLNAGKNYRDQIELRKTSFNLFTLVQEIAELFASADFQTVTIIGEEDIMLHADSERIGRVLTNLISNAVKYAPTTTDIKVELVDSENYIKISVIDQGPGIIAEKIPLLFDRYYQADEQQHQFSGLGLGLFISANIVRKHGGEIGVDSVPGERTSFWFTLPKSAGS